A single window of Octopus sinensis unplaced genomic scaffold, ASM634580v1 Contig02842, whole genome shotgun sequence DNA harbors:
- the LOC115227358 gene encoding tigger transposable element-derived protein 6-like: MTGSDKRTPLMIGQFKKPKCFKNLNVDEYLQYRNSSKAWMNMEIFNEWLYNWNKTLKQKQKKILLVVDHCPSHRITIELSMIEVLYLPKNTTTVLQPMDQGIIRSFKSHFNKFKFKHIIEQINYGDATIECYKKLTLKDAVLFSYLAWKDVSVDTISKCFQHAKWENRIEEPIMGDHKIKNFEQII; the protein is encoded by the coding sequence ATGACTGGATCCGATAAAAGAACCCCTTTGATGATCGGGCAGTTTAAGAAACCAAAGTGTTTTAAAAACTTGAACGTTGATGAATATTTACAATACCGGAATTCTTCAAAGGCTTGGATGAACATGGAAATATTTAACGAATGGTTGTATAATTGGAACAAGActctcaaacaaaaacaaaaaaagatacttTTGGTTGTAGACCATTGTCCTTCGCATAGAATAACAATCGAATTAAGTATGATAGAAGTTTTATATTTACCAAAAAACACGACTACTGTGCTTCAACCGATGGATCAAGGAATCATTAGATCATTCAAATCTCATTtcaacaaatttaaatttaaacatataattGAACAAATAAACTACGGTGACGCAACTATTGAATGCTATAAAAAATTAACCCTGAAAGATGCAGTCTTATTTTCTTATCTAGCCTGGAAAGATGTGTCAGTGGATacaatatcaaaatgttttcagCACGCCAAATGGGAAAACAGAATTGAAGAACCTATTATGGGAgaccataaaataaaaaatttcgaacaaattatataa
- the LOC115227359 gene encoding epsin-1-like: MLTGNQRENLVRTKMREATSKDSWGPSSTLMAEIADFTHEPNLLQIIMTKIWKIINDENKNWQRVNKTLNLLTYITLTGSQYVASRCLENLSQLEDLVTSENVEKAGEKGFNVESKTYYLFSLLKNSERLQEARFRAINTRNSVSGLTTCSPVSETDPSTDRTGGISIPKSRQEEQEQLELALSLSMIEAKKNEEATKEDEKMLQEAIKISRSEYEVTNTLVDLSDAIVVAPSQMLQIELPPSQTQRMSSCELVDPWSTEMFTCDKKEEEFVPSLPPYESLPSDPSFLII, translated from the exons ATGTTAACTGGAAACCAACGTGAAAATCTCGTACGTACAAAAATGAGAGAAGCTACCTCCAAAGATTCCTGGGGTCCTTCGAGCACTCTAATGGCAGAAATAGCCGATTTTACTCACGAGCCTAATTTACTCCAGATAATAATGACTAAAATATGGAAAATCATAAACGACGAGAACAAAAATTGGCAACGAGTGAATAAAACTTTGAATTTACTCACATACATAACACTTACTGGGTCACAGTACGTGGCTTCTCGTTGTTTGGAAAACTTGTCTCAACTGGAAGATTTGGTTACCTCAGAAAACGTTGAAAAGGCCGGAGAAAAGGGCTTCAATGTGGAATCCAAGACATATTACCTTTTTTCTCTACTCAAAAACTCAGAAAGACTACAAGAGGCAAGATTTAGAGCAATCAATACGAGAAATAGTGTCTCCGGACTTACG ACGTGTAGTCCAGTTTCTGAAACGGATCCGTCGACTGACAGGACAGGTGGGATTAGCATTCCAAAAAGTCGCCAAGAAGAGCAAGAACAATTGGAATTGGCTCTTTCATTGAGCATGATTGAGGCTAAGAAGAACGAAGAAGCAACCAAGGAGGACGAGAAAATGCTACAAGAAGCTATTAAAATCTCTCGGAGTGAATATGAGGTCACAAATACTTTGGTGGACCTCTCTGATGCTATTGTGGTAGCTCCTAGTCAAATGCTTCAAATCGAATTGCCTCCAAGTCAGACACAAAGGATGTCTTCATGTGAACTTGTTGATCCTTGGAGTACGGAAATGTTTACTTGTGATAAAAAAGAAGAGGAGTTTGTACCCAGTCTACCACCATACGAGTCTCTACCCAGTGATCCAAGTTTTCTGATTATTTAA